In Sphaerospermopsis torques-reginae ITEP-024, the genomic window TATCTCAACTTCTCAACTCCTAAAACCTAGAACCTAAAAGCTGATTACTGATAGCTGAATACTTACTTAATTATTAATAAACTTCTCAAAAATCTCCCCAAAATCTTTCCTCACATAAGTTTCATGGGCATATTTTAACCAATTAAAAGCATACCAGTTAATTGCCTTAAACTGTTCTTCTGAAGTAGAAACATTAGTAGCTCTACCCACTGTACTAGAAGCAGTATTTAAGCTAGTTTGAGCATATTGGTAATAAACTCCATTTTCTTTTTGAATAGAAGAAATTTTCACCAATGCTTTGTATAAATCTTTTAAGGGAGCAATAAAATTTTTTGCCACATCTATAGAATAGGATTTATCCCCCATAACAAACTTAATTTCAATATCTAAATCTACCGTTCCTGCGGTTTCTAACCTGACATCTCTAATGATATTTTGACTGTAGCTATAACGATTTAGTAACCGTTTCTTGCTCACAGCAGAACTACCATCAAGATGAATTAAAGCTAAATTTGTAAAACAGTATTCATCAGTTTTTGATTTAATCAAAAAGTAGATTTTTTCCCCTTCTTCGTGCATTACATAGTCATCACTATCAACCTTATTATAATCTTCGGGTTTGATCACAGCACCGATATCACTTAAACCGAGTGCATCCATTGCCATGTTCTTAAACATAATTTCTGTTTCTCCCAAAAGGAAAGATTGTTAATATTATAATGTAAATTATATCTCATTGGGTAAAAATTCGGATGAAAAAATTTCTGTTAAGCTGTAAGGGCAGTTTTCAGGGAAGGAAGATAAACCTGTTTCTCTTTCAGCACTAATAATAGCAAGTTGATAAATTTTTTCTAATGAATCTGATAAATAGGAATTAAGACTGGGATTTTCTTTCAATAATTTTTCTAAACGTATACGTTGTTCTTTGATAGTTAGTTGCCAACTGCGAGAACGTAAGTTAGGCTGAAATTGCCATTTTAGTAAGTGCATAATTAATATTTCTAATCTGCTTTCTAACTCGCGTTTTTCAGAACGTCCCATGTCTTCTATTTCTTCCGCAATATTCGCCACATCAATTTGATGAAATTGTCCAGTTCTTAGTAGATATGCTTGTTCTTGTGTCCAAGCATAAAAATCATTGTCGTGAGTAATTTTATTCATAGATAAAAGGAGTCAGGAGTCAGGAGTAAAACTTTTTGTTTGTCTATGTTTTACATTAACTTATGTACCTATTCATCTGCAATCTGATGTAAAATCAGTATTGTATAATATCCCAATCACCAATCACCAATTACCAATCACCAATCACAAATGACTAAATCAGCTTTATTTGTGGGTTTAATTACTTTAGATTTAATTTACCTTGCCGAATCACCACCCCAGAATAATCAAAAATTAGTTGCTAATGATTATACTGTAGCAGCAGGTGGGCCAGCAACCAACGCATCTGTTACATTTAGTTACTTGGGTAATAAATCTCAACTTTTAGGTGTTCTGGGTTCTCATCCAATGACACAATTAATTGTTACAGATTTAGAAAATTATCAAGTTAAAATAATTGACTTAGAACCAAGTAAAGAAACATCCCCACCAGTATCTTCAATTATTGTCACCCAAGGTACAGGAGAAAGGGCTGTAATTTCTATAAATGCTGTAAAAACCCAAGCTGATATAAACTCTATTCCTGCTAATATATTAGATAATATTGACATTGTTTTAATTGATGGACATCAAATGGCAGTAAGTAAAATTATTGCCGAAAAAGCGAAA contains:
- a CDS encoding PH domain-containing protein, whose protein sequence is MFKNMAMDALGLSDIGAVIKPEDYNKVDSDDYVMHEEGEKIYFLIKSKTDEYCFTNLALIHLDGSSAVSKKRLLNRYSYSQNIIRDVRLETAGTVDLDIEIKFVMGDKSYSIDVAKNFIAPLKDLYKALVKISSIQKENGVYYQYAQTSLNTASSTVGRATNVSTSEEQFKAINWYAFNWLKYAHETYVRKDFGEIFEKFINN
- a CDS encoding DUF29 domain-containing protein, producing MNKITHDNDFYAWTQEQAYLLRTGQFHQIDVANIAEEIEDMGRSEKRELESRLEILIMHLLKWQFQPNLRSRSWQLTIKEQRIRLEKLLKENPSLNSYLSDSLEKIYQLAIISAERETGLSSFPENCPYSLTEIFSSEFLPNEI
- a CDS encoding sugar kinase; amino-acid sequence: MTKSALFVGLITLDLIYLAESPPQNNQKLVANDYTVAAGGPATNASVTFSYLGNKSQLLGVLGSHPMTQLIVTDLENYQVKIIDLEPSKETSPPVSSIIVTQGTGERAVISINAVKTQADINSIPANILDNIDIVLIDGHQMAVSKIIAEKAKNKNKNIPVVIDGGSWKAGFAEILPFVDYAICSANFYPPDCKNQADVFQYLQSFKIPHIAITHGEKQIEYLTDQTRGFINVPKIQSVDTLGAGDIFHGAFCHYILQNNFPQSLELASNIAAEACKYFGSRRWMKQLSIVNCQLSIDQ